From Pseudomonas sp. B21-028, one genomic window encodes:
- a CDS encoding YbaB/EbfC family nucleoid-associated protein, which yields MMKGGMAGLMKQAQQMQEKMAKMQEELANAEVTGKSGGDMVTVVMTGRHDIKRVSIDPSVVEGLSEDDKEMLEALFAAAVNDAVRKIEANSQDKMSGMTAGMQLPPGMKLPF from the coding sequence ATGATGAAAGGTGGCATGGCCGGCCTGATGAAGCAGGCGCAGCAGATGCAGGAAAAAATGGCCAAGATGCAGGAAGAACTGGCCAACGCCGAAGTCACCGGCAAGTCCGGCGGTGACATGGTGACCGTGGTCATGACCGGTCGCCACGACATCAAGCGCGTCAGCATCGACCCGAGCGTGGTCGAAGGCCTGAGCGAAGACGACAAGGAAATGCTCGAAGCCCTGTTCGCCGCCGCCGTCAATGACGCGGTGCGCAAGATCGAAGCCAACAGCCAGGACAAAATGTCCGGCATGACCGCCGGCATGCAACTGCCGCCGGGCATGAAGCTGCCGTTCTGA
- a CDS encoding NADP-dependent oxidoreductase: protein MSQASTSNQRIVLASRPKGAPTAENFRVEQVTLPELADGQILLKTLFLSLDPYMRGRMSDAPSYAAPVEIDEVMTGGAVSRVVRSRHPKFHEGDLVVGVTGWQSHSISDGRNVTPIPSGLPSPSMALGVLGMPGMTAYMGLMDIGQPKAGETLVVAAASGAVGSVVGQVAKIKGLRVVGVAGGREKCQYVVDELGFDACIDHKSEHFAEELARACDKGIDIYYENVGGKVFDAVVPLLNAKARVPLCGLIASYNDQQAPSGPDRLPQLQRTLLTKRVRMQGFIVFDDYGDRQPEFLSAMAPWVRDGRVKFREDLVEGLENAPQAFIGLLEGRNFGKLVVRVAQD, encoded by the coding sequence ATGTCACAAGCATCGACCTCCAACCAGCGCATCGTCCTCGCTTCCCGTCCCAAGGGCGCTCCCACCGCGGAGAATTTCCGCGTTGAGCAAGTGACCCTGCCGGAGCTGGCGGACGGGCAGATCCTGCTCAAGACATTGTTCCTGTCCCTGGATCCCTACATGCGCGGACGCATGAGCGATGCGCCTTCCTACGCTGCGCCGGTGGAAATCGATGAGGTAATGACCGGCGGAGCTGTCAGTCGCGTGGTGCGTTCGAGGCACCCGAAATTCCACGAGGGTGATCTGGTAGTGGGTGTCACGGGTTGGCAGAGCCACAGCATCAGCGATGGCCGCAACGTCACCCCCATTCCATCCGGGCTGCCCAGCCCGTCGATGGCCTTGGGAGTGCTGGGCATGCCAGGCATGACCGCCTACATGGGGCTGATGGACATCGGCCAACCCAAGGCCGGTGAAACCCTGGTGGTGGCCGCCGCCTCGGGTGCCGTGGGGTCCGTGGTCGGCCAGGTGGCGAAGATCAAGGGGCTGCGGGTCGTCGGGGTGGCTGGCGGCCGCGAGAAATGCCAATACGTGGTCGATGAGTTGGGATTCGACGCGTGCATCGACCACAAGAGCGAGCACTTTGCCGAAGAGTTGGCGCGGGCGTGCGACAAAGGCATCGACATCTATTACGAAAACGTCGGCGGCAAGGTCTTCGACGCGGTGGTGCCGCTGCTCAACGCCAAGGCCCGTGTCCCACTCTGTGGGCTGATCGCGTCCTACAACGATCAACAGGCCCCGAGCGGGCCGGATCGCTTACCGCAATTGCAGCGCACCTTATTGACCAAGCGGGTGCGCATGCAGGGGTTTATCGTGTTTGACGACTACGGTGACCGTCAGCCGGAATTCCTCAGCGCCATGGCGCCGTGGGTACGTGATGGCCGGGTCAAGTTCCGCGAAGACCTGGTCGAGGGCCTGGAGAATGCGCCACAGGCATTTATCGGGCTGCTGGAAGGACGCAACTTCGGCAAGCTGGTGGTGCGGGTGGCGCAGGATTGA
- the recR gene encoding recombination mediator RecR produces the protein MSFSPLIRQLIDALRTLPGVGQKTAQRMALQLLERDRSGGSRLAQALSQAMEGVGHCRLCRTLTEDDLCPQCADSRRDDTLLCVVEGPMDVYAVEQTGFRGRYFVLKGHLSPLDGLGPEAIGIPELMARIEEAGTFTEVILATNPTVEGEATAHYIAQLLSNKGLVASRIAHGVPLGGELELVDGGTLAHSFAGRKPITL, from the coding sequence ATGAGCTTCAGCCCTTTGATTCGCCAACTGATCGATGCCCTGCGAACCTTGCCGGGTGTAGGTCAGAAAACTGCCCAGCGCATGGCGTTGCAATTGCTCGAGCGTGATCGCAGCGGCGGTTCGCGCCTGGCCCAGGCCCTGAGCCAGGCCATGGAAGGGGTCGGGCATTGCCGTTTATGCCGGACCCTGACCGAAGACGACCTGTGCCCGCAATGTGCCGATTCGCGTCGGGACGACACGCTGCTGTGCGTCGTGGAAGGGCCGATGGACGTGTATGCGGTGGAACAGACCGGTTTCCGTGGGCGGTATTTCGTGCTCAAGGGCCATCTATCGCCCCTCGACGGTCTGGGGCCGGAGGCCATCGGCATTCCCGAGTTGATGGCGCGGATCGAAGAAGCGGGGACTTTCACCGAAGTCATCCTCGCCACCAACCCGACGGTAGAAGGCGAAGCCACCGCCCACTACATCGCCCAGCTGTTGAGCAACAAAGGCCTGGTCGCCTCCCGCATCGCCCACGGCGTGCCACTGGGGGGCGAGCTGGAGCTGGTCGATGGCGGGACGCTGGCGCACTCGTTTGCCGGGCGTAAGCCGATTACGTTGTAA
- a CDS encoding adenine phosphoribosyltransferase, whose protein sequence is MVFDSFDIKSLIRPVIDFPKPGVIFRDITPLFQSPTALRLVMDSFAHRYVEAEFTHIGAMDARGFLIGSILAYQLNKPLVLFRKQGKLPADVLAEGYQTEYGEAFLEVHADSLCEGDSVVMFDDLIATGGTLIAAANLIRRMGAKVHEAAAIIDLPELLGSQRLEDMGIPTFCLTQFSLSER, encoded by the coding sequence ATGGTCTTCGATTCCTTCGACATCAAATCCCTGATCCGCCCCGTAATCGACTTCCCCAAACCCGGCGTGATCTTTCGCGACATTACCCCGCTGTTCCAGTCCCCCACGGCCCTGCGGCTGGTGATGGACAGCTTCGCCCACCGCTATGTCGAGGCCGAGTTCACCCACATCGGCGCGATGGATGCCCGGGGCTTCCTGATCGGTTCGATCCTTGCCTACCAGTTGAACAAGCCGCTGGTATTGTTCCGCAAGCAAGGCAAGCTGCCGGCCGATGTGCTGGCCGAGGGTTACCAGACCGAATACGGCGAAGCCTTCCTGGAAGTGCACGCCGACAGCCTGTGCGAGGGCGATTCGGTGGTGATGTTCGATGACCTGATCGCCACCGGCGGCACGCTGATCGCGGCCGCCAACCTGATCCGGCGCATGGGCGCCAAGGTCCATGAAGCGGCGGCGATCATCGACTTGCCGGAATTGCTGGGCTCCCAGCGGCTGGAAGACATGGGGATCCCGACGTTCTGCCTGACGCAGTTCTCCCTGAGCGAACGATAA
- the fnr gene encoding fumarate/nitrate reduction transcriptional regulator Fnr, producing MSEPVKLRAHSQAHCKDCSLAPLCLPLSLNLEDMDSLDEIVKRGRPLKKGEFLFRQGDTFDSVYAVRSGALKTFNLSDSGEEQLTGFHLPSELVGLSGMDTESHPVSAQALETTSVCEIPFDRLDELALQLPQLRRQLMRVMSREIRDDQQMMLLLSKKTADERIATFLVNLSARFRARGFSANQFRLSMSRNEIGNYLGLAVETVSRVFTRFQQNELIAAEGKEIHILDPIQLCALAGGSIES from the coding sequence ATGTCCGAGCCAGTCAAACTGCGCGCCCACAGCCAGGCCCATTGCAAGGATTGCAGCCTGGCCCCTCTCTGCCTGCCATTGTCGCTGAACCTGGAGGACATGGACTCGCTGGATGAAATCGTCAAACGGGGCCGCCCGTTGAAAAAAGGTGAGTTCCTGTTTCGCCAGGGCGACACCTTCGATTCCGTCTATGCCGTGCGCTCGGGCGCGTTGAAAACCTTCAACCTGAGCGACAGCGGCGAAGAGCAACTCACCGGTTTTCATCTGCCCAGCGAGCTGGTGGGACTGTCCGGCATGGACACCGAAAGCCATCCGGTCTCGGCCCAGGCGCTGGAAACCACCTCGGTGTGCGAGATTCCCTTCGACCGTCTCGACGAACTCGCGCTGCAACTTCCGCAGTTGCGCCGCCAGTTGATGCGAGTGATGAGCCGGGAGATCCGTGACGATCAGCAGATGATGCTGCTGCTCTCGAAAAAGACCGCCGACGAACGCATCGCGACCTTCCTGGTCAACCTCTCCGCCCGCTTCCGTGCCCGTGGTTTCTCGGCCAACCAGTTCCGCCTGAGCATGTCGCGCAATGAAATCGGCAACTACCTGGGCCTGGCCGTGGAGACCGTATCCCGGGTGTTCACCCGTTTCCAGCAGAATGAGTTGATCGCCGCCGAAGGCAAGGAAATCCACATCCTCGACCCGATCCAGCTCTGCGCCCTGGCCGGCGGCTCGATCGAAAGCTGA
- the hemN gene encoding oxygen-independent coproporphyrinogen III oxidase produces the protein MLDAIRWDSDLIRRYDVAGPRYTSYPTAAQFAGQVGTFDLFHALRDSRKAMQPLSLYVHVPFCANICYYCACNKVITKDRGRAHAYLQRLEQEIQLIGCHLDPAQRVEQLHLGGGTPTFLSHDELRQLMATLRKHFNLLDDDSGDYGIEIDPREADWSTMGLLRELGFNRVSIGVQDLDPAVQRAVNRFQSLEETRAVLEAARTLQFRSINIDLIYGLPKQTPDNFARTVAEVIDLQPDRLSVFNYAHLPERFMPQRRLNSQDLPNPEQKLAMLQGTIEQLTTAGYRYIGMDHFALPDDDLAIAQEEATLQRNFQGYTTHGHCDLIGLGVSAISLIGDLYCQNSSDLNQYQNILADGQLATSRGLVCNADDRLRRAVIQQLICHFNLAFAEIEQAFNIDFQGYFAALWPQLQAMAEDGLIELDNTHIKILPAGRLLVRSVCLVFDAYLEQQNRQRFSRVI, from the coding sequence ATGCTCGACGCCATTCGTTGGGACTCTGACCTGATCCGCCGCTACGACGTAGCGGGGCCTCGCTACACCTCGTACCCGACTGCGGCGCAGTTTGCCGGCCAGGTCGGCACCTTCGACCTGTTCCACGCCCTGCGCGACAGCCGCAAGGCCATGCAGCCGCTGTCGCTGTATGTGCACGTGCCGTTCTGCGCGAACATCTGCTACTACTGCGCCTGCAACAAGGTCATCACCAAGGACCGAGGTCGCGCCCATGCCTACCTGCAACGTCTGGAACAGGAAATCCAGCTGATCGGCTGCCACCTGGACCCGGCCCAGCGCGTGGAACAGTTGCACCTGGGGGGTGGCACCCCGACCTTCCTCAGCCATGACGAGTTGCGCCAGTTGATGGCCACGCTGCGCAAGCATTTCAACCTGCTGGATGACGACTCCGGTGACTACGGCATCGAAATCGATCCCCGGGAAGCCGACTGGTCGACCATGGGTCTGTTGCGGGAACTGGGCTTCAACCGGGTCAGCATCGGCGTGCAAGACCTCGATCCGGCCGTGCAGCGCGCCGTCAACCGCTTCCAGAGCCTGGAGGAAACCCGTGCGGTGCTCGAAGCCGCCCGGACGTTGCAGTTCCGCTCGATCAACATCGACCTGATCTACGGCCTGCCCAAGCAGACCCCGGACAACTTCGCCCGCACCGTTGCAGAAGTCATCGACCTGCAACCGGATCGTCTTTCAGTGTTCAACTACGCTCACCTGCCGGAGCGCTTCATGCCCCAACGGCGCCTCAACAGCCAGGACCTGCCGAACCCGGAGCAGAAACTGGCGATGCTGCAAGGCACCATCGAACAACTGACCACCGCCGGCTACCGCTACATCGGCATGGATCACTTCGCCCTGCCCGACGACGACCTGGCCATCGCCCAGGAAGAGGCCACCCTGCAACGCAACTTCCAAGGCTATACCACCCACGGGCATTGCGATCTGATCGGCCTCGGCGTGTCGGCCATCAGCCTGATCGGTGACCTGTACTGCCAGAACAGCAGCGATCTGAACCAGTACCAGAACATCCTTGCCGACGGCCAACTGGCGACCAGTCGCGGGCTGGTGTGCAATGCCGACGACCGACTGCGGCGGGCGGTGATCCAGCAATTGATCTGCCATTTCAACCTGGCCTTCGCCGAAATCGAGCAAGCCTTCAATATCGATTTCCAGGGCTATTTCGCGGCGTTGTGGCCGCAGTTGCAGGCCATGGCCGAGGACGGACTGATCGAGCTGGATAATACCCACATAAAAATATTGCCTGCCGGGCGCCTGCTGGTGCGCTCGGTATGCTTGGTGTTCGATGCCTATCTGGAGCAGCAAAACCGGCAACGCTTCTCCCGCGTCATCTGA
- a CDS encoding sulfite exporter TauE/SafE family protein has translation MLDLAPLLVSAVILGLLGGGHCLGMCGGLMGALTLAIPKEQRSRRFRLLLAYNLGRILSYATAGLLIGLAGWAVANSPAAMIMRVLAGLLLIAMGLYLAGWWSGLTRIEGVGRGLWRHIQPVANRLLPVSSLPRALLLGALWGWLPCGLVYSTLLWSASQGNAVDSALLMLAFGLGTWPVLLATGLAAERVTALLRKRSVRMAGGLLVIVFGIWTLPGPHQHWLMGH, from the coding sequence ATGCTTGATCTGGCGCCTTTATTGGTTTCGGCGGTGATCCTCGGCCTGCTGGGCGGTGGCCATTGCCTGGGCATGTGCGGCGGCCTGATGGGCGCCCTCACCCTGGCGATCCCCAAAGAACAACGCAGCCGGCGCTTCCGGCTGTTGCTGGCGTACAACCTGGGACGAATCCTCAGCTATGCCACTGCCGGCCTGTTGATCGGCCTGGCCGGCTGGGCAGTCGCCAACAGCCCGGCGGCGATGATCATGCGGGTCCTGGCCGGGTTGCTGCTGATCGCCATGGGCCTGTACCTGGCGGGCTGGTGGAGCGGGCTGACCCGCATTGAAGGCGTCGGCCGGGGCTTGTGGCGACATATCCAACCGGTCGCCAACCGCTTGCTGCCCGTGTCGAGCCTGCCCCGGGCCTTGCTGCTTGGCGCGCTGTGGGGCTGGTTGCCCTGCGGCCTGGTCTACAGCACCCTGCTGTGGTCCGCCAGTCAGGGCAACGCCGTGGACAGCGCGTTGTTGATGCTGGCTTTCGGCCTCGGCACCTGGCCGGTACTGCTCGCCACCGGCCTGGCCGCCGAACGCGTCACCGCCCTGCTGCGCAAACGCAGCGTGCGCATGGCCGGCGGCCTGCTGGTGATTGTTTTCGGTATCTGGACCTTACCGGGGCCGCACCAGCATTGGCTCATGGGACATTGA
- the ccoS gene encoding cbb3-type cytochrome oxidase assembly protein CcoS — MPALYVMIPAALLIVAIAVYIFFWAVDSGQYDDLDGPAHSILFDDQDPNHKAAVDEADGQTQRPDDKAPPHA, encoded by the coding sequence ATGCCTGCTCTCTACGTGATGATCCCGGCCGCGCTGCTGATCGTGGCCATCGCCGTGTACATTTTCTTCTGGGCCGTGGACAGCGGCCAGTACGACGACCTCGACGGCCCGGCCCACAGCATCCTGTTCGATGATCAGGATCCCAATCACAAGGCCGCCGTGGACGAAGCCGACGGCCAAACCCAGCGACCGGACGACAAGGCCCCACCCCATGCTTGA